One genomic segment of Bombus vancouverensis nearcticus chromosome 11, iyBomVanc1_principal, whole genome shotgun sequence includes these proteins:
- the LOC117165094 gene encoding endocuticle structural glycoprotein SgAbd-1, with protein sequence MKIFVFLGFTTMVCAQFNRYPYNPDYYGRRFAILRQSQDSSPDGSYSYSYDTENGISVAEQGVPKFIGPNQIESVRGQFSYTAPDGTPILVTYTADENGFQPNGAHLPTPPPIPVAIQRALAHNAAHPEEEEPYRRY encoded by the exons ATGAAGATTTTT GTCTTTTTGGGATTCACAACGATGGTCTGTGCACAATTCAACAGATACCCGTACAACCCTGACTACTACGGTCGACGTTTCGCTATATTACGACAGTCACAAGATTCTTCTCCCGATGGATCGTATTCCTACAG TTACGATACAGAAAATGGTATATCCGTAGCAGAACAAGGCGTTCCAAAGTTTATTGGACCAAATCAAATTGAATCTGTACGAGGACAATTTAGTTATACCGCACCAGATGGTACACCGATTTTGGTTACTTACACTGCTGACGAGAATGGTTTCCAACCTAACGGTGCTCATTTACCAACACCACCACCGATTCCAGTAGCGATACAACGTGCTTTGGCTCATAACGCGGCTCACCCTGAAGAAGAAGAACCCTACAGAAGATACTGA
- the LOC143303341 gene encoding larval cuticle protein LCP-17, with product MKFLVVISVAMLAMASADVAEHQPVIVKQSQDISPDGSYSYSYETDNGIYHSESGTPVVTDARSAPVVVTQGEYQYTSPDGTPIKVTYVADHNGFQPQGEHIPAISPLIQRALEYIRTHPPQADQPNL from the exons atgaaatttctc GTAGTGATCTCTGTTGCTATGTTGGCTATGGCTTCGGCTGATGTGGCTGAGCATCAACCAGTTATCGTTAAACAATCTCAAGATATTTCGCCTGACGGATCCTACTCTTATTCCTACGAAACAGATAATGGAATTTATCATTCTGAAAGTGGAACTCCAGTGGTGACAGATGCAAGGAGCGCACCCGTTGTTGTTACCCAAGGAGAGTATCAATATACATCCCCCGATGGTACACCAATTAAGGTGACATATGTTGCCGATCATAACGGATTCCAACCACAGGGCGAACACATTCCAGCTATTTCTCCATTGATTCAAAGGGCTCTTGAATACATCAGAACGCATCCACCACAAGCCGACCAGCCTAACCTATAA